A single region of the Elusimicrobiota bacterium genome encodes:
- a CDS encoding tetratricopeptide repeat protein, translating into MRAMLAAAVMLAAAAPRAAAASAGFAVDARVELASVVLMLAEPAEFRARRPDGLDAYAAAAEAAFAAHAAHPAVARVRDLRRGGAPASALVRAALSPSRGDPLAAELVDFEKASGFAAFFASRGEDHRAFVETARRESLHAISPESALAYMGVAMKGDRRFLLAPLLPDDEGLAELSVRAGTPAGRGTRFRFDDFERSVAAELCREAAGWIREPAGSIPAHLAAAVGLRVIARDLGERAYRAALARLESERLPHLRPLAERLKEFEGERVRHETLRAFAPRLEALAAIRVEQAAAAARAGGRDAALSLLAEARAFSPDVETTRRMIFLYQDLKEDARARELSDEILAAGSRQPGLLLDRAGLAAKAGDRAAALGLLDEARGKEPDEAARRRMTELYLELNEFGPARDLLDGLIAAAPHEPRLRIDRALAAARTGDRAAALRGLADAAARRPDPGAARRMALLHLELGDAGPARDLIDRLVKASPKDPLLHVDRAAVAAADGDRERALRELAEARALSPALETRKRIAFLYQDLKDDASAVELLHEIQKDSPPSARLEIDRATRAARAGDRETALQRLAEARALNPSFDERRLMVSLHQGLDDPGPARSLLAGLMAAAPRDPGLRIDHADLSARTGDGPAALASLAQARGLDPDPAGRRRMALIHQDLKDYAGALALLEPLAREQPANAALLADLGLCRYLGGGADAAIEDLRAALELDPAALPAVLTLGSIYAARGRLDLELALYDATPSAGGEPALRALLRARHDELLRARLPRKE; encoded by the coding sequence GCTCGCCGCCGCCGTCATGCTCGCCGCCGCCGCGCCGCGCGCCGCGGCCGCGTCCGCCGGCTTCGCGGTCGACGCGAGGGTCGAGCTGGCCTCGGTCGTCCTGATGCTGGCCGAGCCCGCCGAGTTCCGCGCCCGCCGTCCCGACGGCCTCGACGCCTACGCCGCCGCCGCCGAGGCCGCGTTCGCGGCGCACGCCGCGCACCCCGCGGTGGCCCGGGTCCGGGACCTGCGGCGCGGCGGCGCGCCGGCCTCCGCTCTCGTGCGCGCCGCGCTGTCCCCCTCCCGGGGAGACCCGCTGGCCGCGGAGCTCGTGGACTTCGAGAAGGCGTCGGGCTTCGCCGCGTTCTTCGCGTCGCGCGGCGAGGATCACCGCGCCTTCGTCGAGACGGCCCGGAGGGAGTCCCTTCACGCGATCAGCCCCGAGTCCGCGCTCGCCTACATGGGCGTCGCGATGAAAGGAGACCGCCGCTTCCTCCTGGCCCCGCTGCTGCCCGACGACGAAGGCCTCGCCGAGCTGAGCGTGCGCGCGGGGACGCCGGCGGGCCGCGGGACCCGTTTTCGGTTCGACGACTTCGAGCGCTCCGTCGCGGCGGAGCTGTGCCGCGAGGCGGCGGGCTGGATCCGGGAGCCGGCCGGCTCCATCCCGGCGCACCTCGCCGCCGCGGTCGGCCTGCGCGTGATCGCGCGCGACCTGGGCGAAAGAGCGTACCGCGCGGCGCTGGCCCGCCTGGAGTCCGAGCGCCTGCCGCATCTCCGGCCGCTCGCGGAACGGCTGAAGGAGTTCGAGGGCGAGCGCGTCCGGCATGAGACCCTCCGCGCGTTCGCTCCGCGCCTCGAGGCCCTCGCCGCGATCCGCGTCGAGCAGGCGGCGGCCGCCGCGCGCGCCGGCGGCCGTGACGCCGCGCTGTCCCTGCTCGCCGAGGCGCGCGCGTTCAGCCCGGACGTCGAGACCACGCGCCGCATGATCTTCCTCTATCAGGACCTGAAGGAGGACGCCCGCGCCCGGGAGCTCTCGGACGAGATCCTCGCCGCCGGCTCGCGGCAGCCCGGCCTGCTGCTCGACCGGGCCGGCCTCGCGGCCAAGGCCGGCGACCGCGCCGCGGCCCTCGGCCTGCTCGACGAGGCCCGCGGCAAGGAGCCCGACGAGGCCGCCCGCCGCCGCATGACCGAGCTGTATCTGGAGCTCAACGAGTTCGGCCCCGCGCGGGACCTTCTCGACGGGCTGATCGCCGCCGCGCCGCACGAGCCGCGCCTGCGCATCGACCGGGCCCTGGCCGCGGCGCGGACGGGGGACCGCGCCGCGGCGCTGCGGGGGCTCGCCGACGCCGCGGCCCGGCGCCCGGACCCCGGAGCCGCCCGCCGCATGGCCCTGCTCCACCTCGAGCTCGGCGACGCGGGCCCGGCGCGGGACCTGATCGACCGCCTCGTCAAGGCCAGCCCCAAGGACCCTCTCCTGCATGTCGACCGGGCGGCCGTCGCGGCGGCGGACGGAGACCGCGAGCGGGCGCTGCGCGAGCTCGCCGAGGCCCGCGCGCTGTCGCCCGCCCTCGAGACCCGCAAGCGCATCGCTTTCCTCTATCAAGACCTCAAGGACGACGCGAGCGCCGTCGAGCTCCTCCATGAGATCCAGAAGGACTCTCCCCCGAGCGCGCGTCTCGAGATCGACCGCGCCACGCGAGCGGCGCGCGCGGGAGACCGGGAGACGGCGCTTCAGCGCCTCGCCGAGGCCCGGGCCCTGAACCCGTCGTTCGACGAGCGCAGGCTCATGGTCTCCCTGCACCAGGGGCTCGACGACCCCGGTCCGGCGCGGAGCCTGCTGGCCGGACTCATGGCCGCCGCGCCGCGGGACCCCGGCCTACGCATCGACCACGCCGACCTCTCCGCCCGGACCGGAGACGGCCCCGCGGCGCTGGCCTCCCTCGCGCAGGCGCGCGGCCTCGACCCGGACCCCGCCGGCCGGCGGCGCATGGCGCTGATCCATCAGGACCTGAAGGACTACGCCGGCGCGCTGGCCCTGCTCGAGCCGCTCGCGCGGGAGCAGCCGGCGAACGCGGCGCTGCTCGCCGACCTCGGGCTGTGCCGCTATCTCGGAGGCGGCGCGGACGCGGCGATCGAGGACCTGCGCGCCGCGCTCGAGCTCGACCCGGCGGCTTTACCCGCCGTGCTGACCTTGGGCTCGATATACGCCGCGCGCGGGCGCCTCGACCTGGAGCTCGCCCTCTACGACGCGACGCCGAGCGCCGGCGGCGAGCCCGCGCTGCGCGCGCTGCTGCGCGCGCGCCACGACGAGTTGCTCCGGGCCCGGCTCCCGAGGAAAGAATGA